In Desulfuromonadales bacterium, a single window of DNA contains:
- a CDS encoding pitrilysin family protein, giving the protein MIRKSVLDNGIRVITERVAGAHSVTVGFWVENGSRHEQEPENGISHFIEHMLFKGTERRSALAIAKEIDSVGGVLNAFTSREYSCYYAKVLARKLPLAVDLLSDIVLNSIFDLDEIEKERRVVLQEIHMLEDTPDDLVHDLFSQTFWEGHPLGRSIIGTMETVGNISRESLLAFMHERYCGSNIIVCAAGDLEHGQIVESI; this is encoded by the coding sequence ATGATTCGAAAATCGGTACTCGACAACGGCATTCGCGTCATTACCGAAAGGGTCGCCGGGGCGCACTCGGTGACCGTCGGTTTTTGGGTTGAAAACGGTTCCCGGCACGAGCAGGAACCGGAGAACGGCATCTCCCACTTCATCGAGCACATGCTCTTCAAGGGGACGGAGCGCCGTTCGGCCCTGGCGATTGCCAAGGAGATCGATTCGGTCGGCGGGGTGCTCAATGCCTTCACCAGTCGCGAGTACAGCTGTTACTACGCCAAGGTGCTGGCCCGAAAGCTCCCTTTGGCCGTCGACCTTCTCTCCGATATCGTGCTCAATTCCATTTTCGATCTCGACGAGATCGAAAAGGAACGCCGGGTGGTCCTCCAGGAGATTCACATGCTGGAGGATACCCCCGACGACCTGGTGCATGACCTCTTCAGTCAGACGTTCTGGGAGGGGCATCCCCTGGGTCGCTCGATCATCGGTACGATGGAGACCGTGGGGAATATTTCCCGCGAGTCGCTGCTGGCGTTCATGCACGAGCGCTATTGCGGCAGCAACATTATTGTCTGTGCTGCCGGCGACCTGGAGCACGGGCAAATCGTCGAGTCGATC